A window from Triticum aestivum cultivar Chinese Spring chromosome 6D, IWGSC CS RefSeq v2.1, whole genome shotgun sequence encodes these proteins:
- the LOC123145675 gene encoding uncharacterized protein, protein MEADAATPSPPGSRKRSSRPRPRPDDGRPEPYPSPRGSPSRRSERTRRPRAPADSDAVTAPAERRARAPSPALRRPVRAFQEAAALAALAASAPAAASSSGARSYGVVWSDADEVALLNAAAAFRVRHGRVPGLPDMGALFDAIRGSIAPHIDQPKVYYKLKRLKSKFDHAVPSAVVSRHEQRLRDLCKKVWGANFGLPAEKDAAPEEDEEDEEEERGRGNVPDAAAMLPVATEVLDAYWKTDGPALSGVSLEKGLSKLATEDARWIEAKWRRQLDAEVHSQIKRHDLAKEVYGLLLDAIKGLGP, encoded by the coding sequence ATGGAGGCCGACGCGGCGACCCCGTCCCCGCCGGGGTCGAGGAAGCGCTCGTCCCGCCCCAGGCCCCGCCCGGACGACGGCCGCCCGGAGCCCTACCCCAGCCCCCGCGGCTCCCCCTCCCGCAGGAGCGAGCGCACGCGCCGGCCCCGCGCGCCCGCGGACTCCGACGCGGTGACCGCGCCCGCCGAGCGCAGGGCCCGCGCGCCCTCGCCCGCCCTCCGCAGGCCCGTCCGCGCCTTCCAGGAGGCCGCCGCGCTGGCCGCGCTCGCGGCCAGCGCGCccgccgcggcctcctcctccggcgccagATCCTACGGCGTGGTCTGGAGCGACGCCGACGAGGTCGCCCTCCTCAACGCGGCCGCCGCCTTCCGCGTGCGCCACGGCCGCGTCCCGGGCCTCCCGGACATGGGCGCGCTCTTCGACGCCATCAGGGGCTCCATCGCCCCGCACATCGACCAGCCCAAGGTGTACTACAAGCTGAAGCGGCTCAAGAGCAAGTTCGACCACGCGGTGCCGTCCGCGGTCGTCAGCCGGCACGAGCAGCGCCTGCGCGACCTCTGCAAGAAGGTCTGGGGCGCCAACTTCGGCCTGCCTGCCGAGAAGGATGCCGCGCCGGAGGAagacgaggaagacgaggaggaggagcgcgggcGCGGCAACGTCCCGGACGCGGCAGCCATGCTCCCGGTGGCCACCGAGGTGCTCGATGCGTACTGGAAGACGGATGGCCCGGCGCTGTCCGGGGTGTCCCTGGAGAAGGGGCTGTCAAAGCTAGCAACGGAAGACGCGAGATGGATCGAAGCCAAGTGGCGGCGGCAGCTGGATGCAGAAGTGCACTCGCAGATTAAGCGGCACGATCTGGCCAAGGAGGTCTACGGCCTGCTCCTTGACGCCATTAAGGGCCTCGGCCCCTAG
- the LOC123145676 gene encoding soluble inorganic pyrophosphatase 6, chloroplastic gives MATAVTASATAATRFTRLAGIGLRRSSCRPRTAVRFQRPGLTTTALLRPTELKPKDQGQPETLDYRVFLVDGGGRKVSPWHDVPLRAGDGAFHFIVEIPKESSAKMEVATDEAYTPIKQDTKKGNLRYYPYNINWNYGLLPQTWEDPTAANADVEGALGDNDPVDVVEIGERRANIGDVLRVKPLAALAMIDEGELDWKIVAISLDDPKASLVNDVDDVEEHFPGTLTAIRDWFRDYKIPDGKPANRFGLGNKPTSKEYALKVIEETNESWEKLVKRKIPAGELSLA, from the exons ATGGCGACGGCGGTCACGGCGTCCGCCACCGCGGCGACCCGCTTCACGCGCCTGGCGGGCATCGGCCTCCGGCGCAGCAGCTGCCGCCCCCGCACCGCCGTCCGCTTCCAGCGCCCGGGGCTCACCACCACCGCGCTCCTCAGGCCCACCGAGCTCAAGCCCAAGGACCAGGGCCAGCCCGAGACGCTCGACTACCGCGTCTTCCTCGTCGACGGCGGCGGCCGCAAGGTGTCCCCGTGGCACGACGTGCCGCTCCGCGCCGGGGACGGGGCGTTCCACTTCATCGTGGAGATCCCCAAGGAGAGCAGCGCCAAGATGGAGGTCGCCACCGACGAGGCCTACACCCCCATCAAGCAGGACACCAAGAAGGGCAACCTTCGTTACTACCC GTACAACATCAACTGGAACTACGGGTTACTTCCCCAGACATGGGAGGACCCGACAGCTGCAAATGCTGATGTTGAAGGAGCACTTGGAGACAATGATCCTG TTGATGTTGTCGAGATTGGTGAAAGACGGGCCAATATTGGGGATGTTCTTAGGGTGAAACCATTGGCAGCTTTAGCAATGATTGACGAGGGAGAGCTTGACTGGAAAATTGTGGCCATCTCTCTGGATGATCCCAAAGCATCTCTTGTGAATGATGTAGATGATGTCGAGGAGCATTTTCCG GGAACATTGACTGCCATCAGAGACTGGTTCAGAGACTACAAGATACCAGACGGAAAGCCCGCCAACAGGTTTGGTCTCGGCAACAAGCCCACAAGCAAG GAATATGCCCTGAAGGTGATAGAAGAAACCAACGAGTCATGGGAGAAATTGGTGAAGAGGAAAATCCCGGCGGGAGAGCTATCGCTAGCGTAG
- the LOC123141880 gene encoding WAT1-related protein At1g44800: MGMGWKVVSDVKPYLAMVLLQVGFAGMYIVAVASLKRGMSHFVLVVYRNLVATAVMAPFALYFERGLRPKMTITIFIKIMGLAFLEPVLDQNLYYMGAKLTSAGFAAALINILPAVTFVLALILRMEKVRLRSLHSQAKIAGTVLTVAGAVLMILYHGPAVQFPWTKGQHHASGAAAGADAAAWLKGTIMVIAACVAWSCFFVLQSSTLRDYPSELSLTVLICGVGSVMSTGVALVAKRANTQAWVIGFDARLFTAVYAGIVCSGVAYYVQGIVSKQRGPVFVTAFNPLCMIITAVMGSIILKEEITLGSVIGAVIIVVGLYFLIWGKSKDNVNQVSDDFVAGSSKGAGELPLTSVTNGNGKQHELGNGKFNGGYVLNVETPASNGN; this comes from the exons ATGGGCATGGGGTGGAAAGTTGTGAGCGATGTGAAGCCGTACCTGGCGATGGTGCTGCTGCAGGTGGGGTTCGCCGGCATGTACATCGTCGCCGTGGCGTCGCTAAAGCGCGGGATGAGCCACTTCGTGCTCGTCGTCTACCGTAACCTCGTCGCCACCGCCGTCATGGCGCCCTTCGCCCTCTACTTCGAGAG GGGACTGAGGCCAAAGATGACAATCACCATTTTCATCAAGATCATGGGGCTCGCATTCCTCGA GCCTGTGCTTGACCAGAACCTCTACTACATGGGCGCGAAGCTGACCTCGGCGGGGTTCGCTGCCGCGCTGATCAACATCCTCCCGGCCGTCACCTTCGTGCTGGCGCTCATCCTGCGCATGGAGAAGGTGCGGCTGCGGAGCCTGCACAGCCAGGCCAAGATCGCCGGCACGGTCCTCACGGTGGCCGGCGCCGTGCTCATGATCCTCTACCACGGCCCCGCTGTGCAGTTTCCCTGGACCAAGGGCCAGCATCACGCCAGCGGTGCGGCCGCCGGCGCCGATGCAGCGGCGTGGCTAAAGGGGACCATCATGGTCATCGCCGCCTGCGTGGCCTGGTCGTGCTTCTTCGTCCTCCAGTCCAGCACGCTCCGGGATTACCCGTCGGAGCTGTCCCTCACGGTGCTCATCTGTGGTGTGGGCTCGGTGATGAGCACCGGCGTCGCCCTCGTCGCCAAGCGTGCCAACACTCAGGCATGGGTCATCGGCTTCGACGCCCGCCTCTTCACCGCCGTCTACGCCGGCATAGTGTGCTCCGGCGTGGCGTACTATGTGCAGGGCATCGTGTCTAAGCAAAGGGGCCCGGTGTTCGTCACAGCCTTCAACCCGCTCTGCATGATCATAACCGCCGTCATGGGCTCCATCATTCTCAAGGAGGAGATCACTCTCGGAAG TGTGATTGGTGCAGTGATCATCGTGGTAGGGCTCTACTTTCTCATATGGGGCAAGAGCAAGGACAACGTCAACCAAGTCTCCGACGACTTCGTAGCCGGTAGCAGCAAGGGCGCCGGTGAGCTGCCCTTAACCTCAGTGACTAACGGCAACGGCAAGCAGCACGAGCTCGGGAACGGCAAGTTCAACGGCGGCTATGTGTTGAACGTCGAAACGCCGGCGAGCAATGGCAACTAG
- the LOC123145674 gene encoding ethylene receptor 4-like gives MHLPSSSLFQKFVNMPVCFSLRGSHASVARPGLGLGCQPVRVVVPAAAWGMSAFGTHLSSPRRATAPESTATSASLSPRRHLLRPDHCTHAYTTTACISLTARTKLASSTRPATTEAMARHFAAAGAGAVQRYYCGGACDGGDDGAVQAMLQCQRVSDFLIAASYLSIPLELLYFASCADPAPLKWLLLQLAAFAVLGGATHLLAVFSLAHPHSSGLLLASTAAKLLAALVSFATAVSLVALIPRLIRAKLREAFLRAKARQLDHDLGLIRRRVEATSRVVRMLTHRIRSSPLDAHSILHTTMLHLADALELHSCAVWMPGRDAGDDLHLVHQLSLRGKGPVRIVLGSQAPISPDDPDVLDVMASEAAKVLRPGSELATASSGELQPPGAVAAIRIPMLKVSNFDGRKTPVASSYAILVMALRSKASGSGSREWSGHDLEVVQVIADQVAVALSHAAVLEEWQAMSDRLAEQNRALVHAKQDAMMATEGINSIQSAMCDGMRRPMYSIIGLLSMVRQAEDMRPEQRLVADAIARTSTLSLALMNDVDRETLTVNRMPFDLRSLMREAMSVAGCLASCGGAGFSYQLENALPEWVVGDETRVFHLLLQMAGDVLGRRRDGAGRLSFSIKSCSADQKDCIPVWPNLSAGCSICVEFQVAMERSTGCSQPPSSPAGSQINMCKKIVQMMNGTMWSASDGESITLILHFQLQQSRACRRTSSSIPHFNGLRILLAEGDRMSRAVTQKLLEQLGCQAISVSSGAHCLALLGSAGSSFQLLLLDLDMDAFEVALQIRGLKNRRWLLIVAALAVTVDDSIREMCRHSGINGLIQKPLTLTALGAQLHRVLRN, from the exons ATGCATTTGCCCAGTTCTTCACTTTTTCAAAAGTTTGTCAACATGCCGGTCTGTTTTTCTCTCAGAGGAAGCCATGCCTCTGTTGCAAGGCCTGGGCTGGGGTTGGGCTGTCAGCCAGTCAGGGTGGTGGTGCCGGCCGCTGCATGGGGCATGTCAGCGTTCGGTACACACCTGTCCTCTCCCCGGCGCGCCACCGCGCCGGAATCAACCGCCACCTCCGCGTCTCTCTCTCCACGTCGGCATCTTCTCCGACCAGATCATTGCACGCATGCATATACTACTACTGCATGCATTAGTCTGACCGCTCGGACAAAGCTAGCTAGCTCAACCAGACCAGCCACAACCGAAGCAATGGCGCGGCACttcgcggcggcgggggcgggggcggtgcAGCGGTACTACTGCGGCGGGGCGTGCGACGGCGGGGACGACGGCGCGGTGCAGGCGATGCTGCAGTGCCAGCGGGTGAGCGACTTCCTCATCGCCGCCTCCTACCTCTCCATCCCGCTGGAGCTGCTCTACTTTGCCTCCTGCGCCGACCCGGCGCCGCTCAAGTGGCTGCTGCTGCAGCTGGCCGCCTTCGCCGTGCTCGGCGGCGCCACCCACCTGCTCGCCGTCTTCTCCCTCGCCCACCCGCACTCCTcgggcctcctcctcgcctccaccgccgccaagCTCCTCGCCGCGCTCGTCTCCTTCGCCACCGCCGTCTCCCTCGTCGCGCTCATCCCGCGCCTCATCCGGGCCAAGCTCCGGGAGGCGTTCCTGCGGGCCAAGGCGCGCCAGCTCGACCACGACCTCGGCCTCATCCGCCGCCGCGTCGAGGCCACCTCCCGCGTCGTCCGCATGCTCACCCACCGCATCCGCAGCTCCCCGCTCGACGCGCACTCCATCCTCCACACCACCATGCTCCACCTCGCCGACGCCCTCGAGCTCCACAGCTGCGCCGTCTGGATGCCCGGccgcgacgccggcgacgacctccaCCTGGTGCACCAGCTCAGCCTCAGGGGCAAGGGCCCCGTCCGCATCGTGCTCGGCTCGCAGGCCCCCATCTCCCCGGATGACCCGGACGTGCTCGACGTAATGGCAAGCGAGGCTGCCAAGGTGCTCAGGCCAGGCTCGGAGCTCGCGACGGCGAGCAGCGGCGAGCTCCAGCCGCCGGGAGCCGTGGCTGCCATACGGATCCCCATGCTCAAGGTCTCCAACTTCGACGGAAGAAAGACACCGGTGGCGAGCTCATATGCCATATTGGTGATGGCTCTTCGCAGCAAGGCATCAGGCTCCGGTTCCAGAGAGTGGAGCGGCCATGACCTGGAGGTTGTGCAGGTTATCGCCGACCAGGTCGCCGTGGCGCTCTCTCACGCGGCGGTCCTAGAGGAGTGGCAGGCCATGAGCGACAGGCTTGCCGAGCAGAACAGGGCCTTGGTGCACGCCAAGCAGGACGCGATGATGGCGACCGAGGGCATCAACAGCATCCAGAGCGCCATGTGCGACGGCATGCGAAGGCCGATGTACTCCATCATCGGGCTGCTCTCCATGGTGCGGCAGGCGGAGGACATGCGCCCCGAACAGAGGCTCGTGGCCGACGCCATTGCCAGGACGAGCACCCTGTCGCTGGCGCTGATGAACGACGTCGACAGGGAGACGTTGACGGTGAACCGCATGCCGTTCGACCTGCGCTCCTTGATGAGGGAGGCCATGAGCGTCGCGGGGTGCCTGGCCAGCTGCGGCGGGGCTGGTTTCTCGTACCAGCTGGAGAACGCCTTGCCTGAGTGGGTCGTCGGCGACGAGACGAGGGTCTTCCATCTCCTGCTGCAAATGGCGGGTGATGTGCTTGGTCGGCGGCGCGATGGAGCAGGGCGTCTCTCATTCTCCATCAAAAGCTGCAGCGCGGACCAAAAGGATTGCATCCCGGTGTGGCCAAATCTGTCTGCAGGCTGTAGCATATGTGTTGAGTTTCAGGTTGCCATGGAAAGATCAACTGGATGCAGCCAGCCACCCAGCAGTCCGGCCGGCTCTCAGATCAACATGTGCAAGAAGATTGTGCAG ATGATGAACGGTACCATGTGGTCGGCATCGGATGGCGAAAGCATCACCCTCATCCTGCACTTCCAGCTGCAGCAATCACGCGCGTGCCGAAGAACGTCGTCGTCCATCCCTCACTTCAATGGCCTGAGGATCCTGCTCGCAGAAGGCGACCGCATGAGCCGGGCGGTGACCCAGAAGCTCCTCGAGCAGCTCGGCTGCCAGGCCATATCGGTGTCGTCAGGCGCCCATTGCCTGGCCTTGCTGGGGAGCGCCGGCTCCTCCTTCCAGCTCCTCCTCCTGGACCTTGACATGGATGCATTTGAGGTGGCACTCCAGATCAGGGGGCTCAAGAACAGGCGCTGGCTCCTCATAGTTGCTGCTCTCGCCGTGACCGTCGACGACAGCATCCGTGAGATGTGCCGCCACTCGGGGATAAACGGCCTGATCCAGAAACCCCTCACGCTGACAGCGCTGGGAGCTCAGCTCCATAGAGTCCTTCGGAACTGA